From a single Adhaeribacter swui genomic region:
- a CDS encoding slipin family protein, producing the protein MKTNIDRWWNPISATVLIVLLAISVTLLYFQIIHPVGVVALVLLSFFVARAINIANQWEKAVVLRMGKYQGLKGPGIFFIIPIIDKIDNYIDQRVRVTDFKAEQTLTKDTVPVNVDAVVYWTVWDVEKAALEVQEYETAIYYIAQTGLRDMIGKHELADLLQERDKVAEDLQQIMDHHTNSWGITCQNVGIKDIVIPQTLADAMSKEAQAERERRARVILGTAETEIAFKFAEASEQYRNNPVALHLRGMNMLFEGLKEKGSMVIVPSSALDSMNLGAMGGIVSLAKANELEKTT; encoded by the coding sequence ATGAAAACAAATATCGATAGATGGTGGAATCCGATTTCCGCTACCGTGTTAATTGTGTTGCTAGCCATTTCGGTGACATTGTTGTATTTTCAAATAATTCACCCGGTTGGGGTGGTGGCGCTCGTGCTGCTTTCGTTTTTTGTAGCCCGGGCCATAAATATTGCCAACCAATGGGAAAAAGCCGTGGTTCTGCGGATGGGGAAATACCAGGGTTTAAAAGGGCCCGGTATCTTTTTTATTATTCCTATCATCGACAAAATAGATAACTACATCGACCAGCGGGTGCGGGTAACGGACTTTAAAGCTGAACAAACCTTAACCAAAGATACCGTGCCGGTAAACGTAGATGCTGTGGTGTATTGGACTGTGTGGGACGTGGAGAAAGCGGCCTTAGAAGTGCAGGAATATGAAACCGCCATTTACTACATTGCCCAAACTGGCTTACGCGACATGATCGGGAAACACGAATTGGCCGATTTACTGCAGGAACGCGATAAGGTGGCCGAAGACTTGCAACAAATCATGGACCACCATACCAATTCCTGGGGCATTACCTGCCAGAATGTGGGCATCAAAGACATTGTTATTCCGCAAACCCTAGCCGATGCCATGAGCAAGGAAGCCCAAGCCGAACGGGAACGACGCGCCCGGGTTATTCTGGGAACCGCCGAAACTGAAATTGCCTTTAAGTTTGCCGAAGCCAGTGAGCAATACCGCAACAACCCGGTAGCTTTGCATTTGCGGGGAATGAACATGCTATTTGAAGGTTTGAAAGAAAAAGGCTCCATGGTAATTGTACCCAGCTCTGCCCTCGATTCTATGAATCTAGGCGCGATGGGCGGCATAGTATCGCTCGCTAAAGCCAACGAACTGGAAAAAACAACTTAG
- a CDS encoding GntR family transcriptional regulator, producing MIDFKLDPKSGSPFYRQIIDQIKFGIAAGNLKTGEQLPTVRALAVDLKVNLNTVAKAYKELEIQNVLATQQGTGTFISDIKIEIPTSEKQNKLQEICSEFSAIAFSYGFSVEDMIQQLQKLKSR from the coding sequence ATGATTGATTTTAAACTAGACCCAAAATCTGGTTCGCCCTTTTACCGGCAGATCATCGACCAGATAAAATTTGGCATTGCGGCCGGCAACCTGAAAACCGGTGAACAATTGCCCACAGTTCGGGCTTTGGCCGTGGATTTAAAAGTAAACCTGAACACCGTTGCCAAGGCTTACAAAGAACTGGAAATTCAAAATGTATTGGCTACTCAACAGGGTACCGGTACTTTTATCAGTGACATTAAAATTGAAATACCCACCTCAGAAAAACAGAACAAACTGCAGGAAATCTGCAGCGAGTTTTCGGCCATTGCCTTTAGTTATGGCTTTTCGGTGGAGGACATGATTCAACAACTTCAAAAATTAAAAAGCCGATGA
- a CDS encoding helix-turn-helix domain-containing protein — translation MATTQPLRFKTISEYHQKMGLSKPEHPLISVIDMSMMPVWAGQSPQNLVLDFYSIALKRNFNIKFKYGQQQYDFDEGILFFIAPGQVYGIEASSDQEVKRSGWMLLIHPDFLWNTPLAKTIKQYEYFDYAVNEALFLSEKEEATMTNLLQNIAQEYHSNIDKFSQNVIIAQLELLLTYGERFYHRQFLTRKITNHQILDRLEEILNNYFNSNTLTEKGLPTVQFIAEELHVSPTYLSSLLKVLTGQSTQQHIHDKLIEKAKEKLSTTALSVSEIAFTLGFEHSQSFSKLFRSKTNLSPLEFRQSFN, via the coding sequence ATGGCAACCACACAACCTCTCCGCTTTAAAACCATCAGCGAGTACCACCAGAAAATGGGACTTTCTAAACCGGAGCATCCTTTAATTAGTGTAATCGATATGAGCATGATGCCGGTTTGGGCGGGGCAAAGTCCGCAAAACTTAGTGTTGGATTTTTATTCGATTGCCCTGAAACGCAATTTTAATATCAAGTTTAAATACGGGCAGCAGCAATACGATTTCGACGAAGGTATTTTGTTTTTTATCGCGCCGGGGCAGGTGTATGGCATCGAAGCCAGTTCGGACCAAGAAGTAAAACGCTCGGGGTGGATGTTACTCATCCATCCCGACTTTTTATGGAACACGCCTTTAGCCAAAACCATTAAACAATACGAGTACTTCGACTACGCGGTAAATGAAGCCTTGTTCCTCTCGGAAAAAGAAGAAGCTACCATGACCAATCTCCTGCAAAACATAGCCCAGGAGTACCATTCTAATATTGATAAGTTTAGCCAAAACGTAATTATTGCGCAATTGGAGTTATTGCTCACGTATGGCGAACGGTTCTACCACCGCCAGTTCCTCACCCGCAAAATCACCAACCATCAAATTCTGGATCGACTGGAAGAAATTTTAAATAATTACTTCAACAGTAATACCTTAACCGAAAAAGGCTTACCCACCGTGCAATTTATTGCCGAAGAACTGCACGTTTCGCCCACTTATTTAAGCAGTTTACTAAAAGTTTTAACTGGCCAAAGCACCCAACAACACATTCACGATAAACTCATCGAAAAAGCCAAAGAAAAACTTTCCACCACGGCTTTATCCGTCAGCGAAATTGCTTTCACTCTGGGCTTCGAACATTCCCAATCGTTCAGCAAATTATTCCGCAGCAAAACCAACCTTTCTCCCCTGGAATTCCGGCAATCTTTTAATTGA
- a CDS encoding NmrA family NAD(P)-binding protein encodes MKIVVTGSLGHISKPLSQELIQKKHTVTVISSNPEKQTEITALGATVAIGSLEDVAFLTATFTGADAVYTMIPPNNYFDPNLDLLGYYRRLGQNYAQAIKQAGVKHVVNLSSIGAHLEKGNGILRGAHDVEQILNELPATISITHLRPTSFYYNLYGYSEMIKNQNLIVANYGADDVIPWVSTVDIATVAAEELLNTQTGRKVRYIASQEASGNETAKVLGAAIGKPDLRWILISDEQTLAGLTAIGMNPEIAAGLVEMYAGLHTGLLAEDYYRNRPAEMGEVKLTDFAREFAAAFQQIK; translated from the coding sequence ATGAAAATTGTAGTAACCGGCTCTTTAGGCCACATCAGCAAACCACTTAGCCAGGAATTAATCCAGAAAAAACACACTGTTACCGTTATCAGCAGTAACCCGGAAAAACAAACCGAAATTACCGCGTTAGGTGCCACCGTCGCCATTGGCTCTTTAGAAGATGTTGCTTTTTTAACCGCTACTTTTACCGGGGCCGATGCCGTGTATACCATGATACCGCCCAACAATTACTTCGACCCGAACCTGGATTTGTTAGGGTACTACCGCCGGTTGGGCCAAAACTACGCGCAGGCAATTAAGCAAGCAGGGGTAAAGCATGTAGTGAACCTAAGCAGCATTGGTGCCCATTTAGAAAAAGGCAACGGCATTTTGCGCGGCGCGCACGATGTAGAGCAAATCTTAAACGAATTACCCGCAACTATTAGCATTACCCACCTGCGCCCGACTTCTTTCTATTATAACTTATACGGCTATTCCGAAATGATAAAAAACCAGAACCTGATTGTTGCTAACTACGGAGCCGACGATGTAATTCCCTGGGTTTCTACGGTAGATATTGCCACGGTGGCCGCCGAAGAACTGTTAAATACCCAAACCGGTAGAAAAGTACGTTATATAGCCAGTCAGGAAGCAAGCGGCAACGAAACCGCCAAGGTTTTAGGTGCAGCCATCGGTAAACCCGATTTAAGATGGATTTTAATTTCTGATGAACAAACGCTGGCTGGTTTAACCGCCATCGGCATGAACCCCGAAATTGCCGCTGGCCTGGTAGAAATGTACGCCGGTCTGCATACCGGTTTACTAGCCGAAGATTATTACCGCAACCGACCAGCCGAAATGGGGGAAGTTAAACTAACTGATTTTGCCCGGGAATTTGCGGCCGCTTTTCAGCAAATTAAGTAA
- a CDS encoding SDR family NAD(P)-dependent oxidoreductase, whose amino-acid sequence MATNNKIALVTGGSRGLGKDMALSLAKKGIDVVLTYHSNQQEAEKVVSEIQTLGQQAYAFQLDAGNIPSFDGFLERVTTHLQEQTGSPNFDFLINNAGTALYANFAETTEEQFDTALNIHYKGVFFLTQKALPFLNDGGRIINISSGLARFSNPGSSAYGSMKGAVEVLTRYLAKELGSRGIAANVVAPGPIATDFGGGRVRDNQELNDHLSSLTALGRVGVAEDIGGVVAFLCTEEARWINGQRIEVSGGVNL is encoded by the coding sequence ATGGCTACAAATAATAAAATAGCCTTAGTAACCGGCGGGAGCCGCGGACTAGGCAAAGACATGGCTCTTAGTTTAGCAAAAAAAGGCATCGATGTGGTGCTTACCTACCACAGCAACCAGCAGGAAGCTGAAAAAGTAGTATCGGAAATACAAACTTTGGGGCAGCAAGCCTATGCTTTTCAATTAGATGCCGGCAACATTCCATCGTTTGATGGTTTTCTGGAAAGAGTAACCACTCATTTACAAGAGCAAACCGGCAGCCCTAATTTTGATTTTTTAATTAATAATGCCGGCACCGCGCTTTACGCTAATTTCGCCGAAACCACCGAAGAACAGTTTGATACGGCCTTAAACATTCACTACAAAGGCGTGTTTTTCTTAACGCAAAAAGCTTTGCCTTTCTTAAATGATGGCGGTCGCATTATTAATATTTCGTCGGGATTGGCGCGTTTCTCTAATCCGGGTTCATCGGCGTATGGCTCCATGAAAGGTGCCGTGGAAGTGCTTACCCGGTATTTAGCCAAAGAATTAGGTTCGCGTGGCATTGCGGCCAACGTAGTAGCTCCCGGACCTATTGCCACCGATTTTGGCGGTGGCCGGGTGCGCGATAACCAAGAACTAAATGACCACTTATCCAGTTTAACTGCGCTGGGCCGGGTAGGCGTAGCCGAAGATATTGGCGGCGTTGTCGCCTTTTTATGCACCGAAGAAGCCCGCTGGATTAACGGTCAACGCATTGAAGTTTCGGGCGGCGTGAATTTGTAA
- a CDS encoding helix-turn-helix domain-containing protein codes for MTGIASLQDFYREMGFVANNQLETILPDGINKEIGHFNVFNIASTRKKLKETKEMPYNRRTYYKISLINGHNRAEYADKTIDIRKHGLLFASPKVPYNYLPQDENQSGYFCIFTHEFLAASRSGVILDELPIFKPGGYPVFELTENQAQELKQLYEKMFQELASDYPYKYDLLRNYVLELIHYGQKLQPDIAQYNSHNATARIAGLFVELLERQFPITSPGQQLELRAAKDYAERLAIHVNHLNKVLKENTGKTTTDFISSRLAQEAKILLKQTDWNVSEIAYSLGFEEVAHFSNFFKKQAGLSPLAFRS; via the coding sequence ATGACAGGCATTGCTTCGTTGCAGGACTTTTACCGGGAAATGGGTTTTGTAGCCAATAACCAACTCGAAACCATTTTGCCCGACGGCATTAATAAAGAAATCGGACACTTTAACGTTTTTAATATTGCCAGCACCCGGAAGAAGTTGAAGGAAACTAAAGAAATGCCTTACAACCGGCGTACTTATTACAAAATAAGCCTGATAAACGGCCATAACCGTGCCGAGTACGCCGACAAAACCATCGACATCCGGAAGCACGGTTTATTGTTTGCCTCGCCCAAAGTGCCGTACAACTACCTGCCGCAAGACGAAAACCAGTCGGGGTACTTTTGCATTTTTACCCACGAGTTTCTGGCAGCTTCGCGGAGTGGCGTAATTCTGGATGAACTGCCTATTTTTAAGCCAGGCGGTTACCCGGTTTTTGAATTAACCGAGAATCAGGCCCAAGAACTAAAACAGTTGTACGAGAAAATGTTCCAGGAACTGGCCTCAGACTACCCGTATAAATATGATTTATTGCGCAATTATGTGTTAGAGTTAATCCACTACGGCCAGAAACTGCAACCCGATATTGCCCAGTATAATTCCCATAATGCTACTGCCCGCATTGCCGGTTTGTTCGTGGAATTGCTGGAACGGCAGTTTCCGATAACTTCACCGGGACAGCAACTGGAACTGCGGGCCGCCAAAGATTACGCCGAGCGGCTAGCCATTCACGTGAACCATTTAAACAAAGTTTTAAAAGAAAACACCGGCAAAACTACCACCGATTTTATTAGCAGCCGCCTGGCCCAGGAAGCCAAAATCCTGCTCAAACAAACCGATTGGAACGTGTCGGAGATTGCGTATTCTTTGGGGTTTGAAGAAGTAGCGCATTTTTCTAATTTTTTTAAAAAACAAGCTGGTCTGTCGCCGCTGGCTTTCCGTTCCTGA
- a CDS encoding SDR family oxidoreductase — MDKTILITGSSRGIGAATALLAAKQGYNVCVNYLQNKTAAEQIVDSINQRGGQAIAYKADVSSVADVTALFNKIDKDFGRLTALVNNAGILEAQSRVDNMDVERLTRVINSNIISYFLCSKEAIKRMSTLYGGKGGAIVNVSSIAARTGSPNEYVDYAASKGAIDTLTFGLSKEVAAEGIRVNAVRPGFIYTDIHASGGEPDRVNRIKSSLPMKRGGHPEEVAKAILWLLSDEASFSTGTIIDVTGGR, encoded by the coding sequence ATGGATAAAACAATTCTGATAACTGGAAGTAGCAGAGGCATTGGAGCTGCAACCGCTTTGTTAGCTGCAAAACAAGGTTATAACGTTTGTGTAAATTACTTGCAAAATAAAACAGCCGCCGAACAAATTGTGGATTCCATAAACCAAAGGGGGGGGCAGGCCATTGCGTATAAGGCAGATGTATCTTCTGTAGCAGATGTAACTGCGCTATTTAATAAAATAGATAAAGATTTCGGAAGATTAACAGCCTTAGTAAATAATGCAGGTATTCTGGAAGCACAATCGCGAGTAGATAACATGGATGTAGAGCGGCTTACCCGAGTGATAAACAGCAATATTATTAGTTACTTTTTATGCTCGAAAGAAGCAATTAAACGGATGTCAACTCTTTATGGTGGTAAAGGTGGAGCCATCGTAAATGTTTCTTCTATTGCCGCACGAACCGGTTCCCCTAATGAATATGTAGATTATGCTGCTTCGAAAGGTGCCATTGATACGCTTACATTTGGGCTTTCAAAAGAAGTAGCTGCAGAAGGAATAAGAGTAAATGCCGTGAGGCCAGGATTTATCTATACGGATATTCATGCAAGTGGCGGAGAACCCGATAGAGTAAACCGGATAAAAAGCTCCTTGCCCATGAAAAGAGGGGGCCACCCCGAAGAAGTGGCAAAAGCAATATTGTGGTTATTATCCGACGAAGCCTCTTTCTCAACCGGAACAATTATCGACGTGACCGGAGGTCGCTAA
- a CDS encoding SDR family NAD(P)-dependent oxidoreductase: MENQIKSSTNNPPVALVTGANQGVGYQIAKALAENGYIVYVGSRNLSNGEKAATEIGGQARAIQLDVTQQPSISAAAAKIQEEQGRLDLLVNNAGISHAGQPGRTLEETTVAGKATTASLDEVRTVWETNVFGVIAVTQAMLPLLRKSAAARIVNVSSALGSLTWLSDPACWAREHFGVVYGASKTALNAVTLAFAIELEKENIKVNATSPGFTATALNNFQGTDSVEVGSREPIRVALETDGPTGSFTGPDGPLPW, from the coding sequence ATGGAAAATCAAATAAAGTCATCCACAAACAACCCGCCCGTTGCCTTGGTAACCGGCGCGAACCAGGGAGTAGGTTACCAGATTGCGAAAGCGCTTGCCGAAAACGGGTATATCGTTTACGTCGGGTCGCGTAACTTAAGCAACGGCGAAAAAGCCGCTACGGAAATAGGCGGCCAGGCGCGAGCGATTCAATTGGACGTTACCCAACAACCGAGCATCAGCGCGGCGGCCGCGAAAATTCAAGAAGAACAAGGGCGTTTAGATTTGCTCGTGAATAATGCCGGTATTTCCCACGCTGGTCAGCCGGGCCGCACCCTGGAAGAAACCACCGTGGCGGGCAAAGCCACTACAGCCTCGCTGGACGAAGTCCGGACGGTTTGGGAAACGAACGTATTTGGCGTTATAGCCGTTACGCAAGCCATGCTGCCTTTGCTGCGGAAATCAGCGGCTGCCCGGATTGTAAATGTATCCAGTGCGTTGGGTTCCCTCACCTGGCTTTCGGACCCGGCTTGCTGGGCCCGGGAACATTTCGGGGTAGTTTACGGCGCTTCCAAAACGGCCCTTAATGCGGTTACTCTGGCTTTTGCTATTGAACTGGAGAAAGAAAACATTAAGGTTAATGCTACCAGCCCCGGCTTTACGGCCACAGCGCTGAATAATTTCCAGGGCACCGATTCGGTAGAAGTAGGCTCGCGCGAACCAATCCGGGTAGCCCTGGAAACCGATGGCCCGACCGGCAGCTTTACCGGTCCGGATGGCCCGCTGCCGTGGTAG
- a CDS encoding helix-turn-helix domain-containing protein has translation MKSETAKVPNLESIPEIHRMLGLPGPVHPLITLLDGTREQIDFSRLPVSYVSRFYKASFITKLGGKFQYGQGYYDFDEGSLLFTAPNQLIGSTESYKDSIGYSLIVHPDFLQGYPLAKKIKNYGFFSYGSNEALHLSEPERATMQAIYTIIQQELHSRIDDFSHEVIIAQFELLLSYAKRFYKRQFLTRQAVTSDLLQQLEELLNTYFEEEKPLTQGVPTVQYLAENLHYTPNYLSDMLRSLTGLNAQQHIHQKLIEKSKELLSTTHLTISEVAYQLGFEHPQSFSRLFKIKTQLSPVQFKAAFN, from the coding sequence ATGAAAAGCGAAACCGCAAAAGTACCTAACCTGGAATCTATCCCGGAAATACACCGCATGCTGGGTCTGCCGGGGCCGGTTCATCCCTTAATTACGTTGCTGGATGGTACCCGAGAGCAAATTGATTTTAGCCGGTTACCGGTTAGTTACGTTTCCCGATTCTATAAAGCTTCTTTTATTACTAAACTGGGGGGCAAGTTCCAGTACGGGCAGGGCTATTACGATTTTGATGAAGGCAGTCTTTTATTTACCGCTCCCAATCAACTCATCGGCAGCACCGAAAGCTACAAGGATAGTATTGGGTATTCACTCATCGTCCACCCGGATTTTCTGCAAGGGTATCCCCTGGCCAAAAAAATTAAAAATTACGGTTTTTTCTCGTACGGGAGCAACGAAGCGCTGCATCTTTCGGAGCCCGAAAGAGCCACCATGCAGGCTATTTATACCATCATTCAGCAAGAATTACATAGCCGGATCGATGACTTTAGCCACGAGGTGATTATTGCCCAGTTTGAGTTGCTACTGAGCTATGCCAAACGCTTTTATAAACGGCAGTTTTTAACCCGCCAAGCCGTTACCAGTGATTTGCTGCAACAATTAGAAGAACTGCTAAATACGTATTTCGAGGAGGAAAAGCCGCTCACGCAAGGCGTACCCACAGTACAGTACCTGGCAGAAAACTTGCATTACACTCCCAATTATTTAAGCGATATGCTACGCTCCCTCACCGGCTTGAACGCGCAACAGCACATCCACCAAAAGCTGATTGAAAAATCGAAAGAATTACTCTCTACCACCCATTTAACCATCAGCGAAGTGGCTTATCAACTAGGTTTTGAGCACCCGCAATCGTTTAGCCGGCTTTTTAAAATAAAAACCCAGCTATCGCCGGTGCAATTTAAAGCCGCGTTTAACTAG